A window of Nonomuraea angiospora genomic DNA:
GAGTGGGGACCGGCGTAAGCCCGGTGTGCCCAGGAAGGCGAGAACCATTGTCAGAAGAGACACGGATGCGCGGGGGGCAGAGCCTGGCCGAGGCTCTTGAGAGCTGTCTGGCCGAATGGTCCGAGCGCACGGGGATCGCCGTCGAGACCTGGGCCCTGCCGGCCACCGACGTGTCCTCGCGGGTCTCGAGTGCCGTCATGGCCGCGATCGACGAGGCCCTGGCCAACGTCGAGCGGCACAGCCGGGCCCGGACCGTGTCCATCGCCGTGACGGTCTCCAAGAGCGGGCTGCGCATGACGGTCAGCGACAACGGCCAGGGCTTCCACACCCCGGGGGCGGGGAGCGGGATCGCCAGGATGCGGGCCGCGTTCGCGGAGCTCGGCGGGAGCCTGTCGGTCAACAGCGTGCTCGGCGAGGGCACGACCGTGACCGGAGTGGTGCCCAGACGCGGCTGACGCGGGTCACGAGAGGGTGAGGATCTCGCTGCCCGTCTCGGTGACCACGATCGTGTGCTCGAACTGGGCCGTGCGCTTGCGGTCCTTGGTCACGGCCGTCCACTTGTCCGGCCAGATGTCGTACTCGATGGTGCCCAGCGTCAGCATGGGCTCGATCGTGAACGTCATCCCCGGCACCAGCTCCACCCGCAGCGACGGGTCGTCGTAGTGGGGCACCATGAGCCCGGAGTGGAAGGTCGTGCCGATCCCGTGGCCGGTGAAGTCGCGGACGACGCCGTAGCCGAAGCGCTTGGCGTACGCCTCGATGACCCGGCCCACCACGTTGAGCTGCCGCCCCGGCGCGACCGCCCTGATGGCGCGCATCATGGCCTCGCGCGTGCGCTCCACCAGCAGCCGCGACTCCTCGTCGACCTCGCCCACCAGGTAGGTGGCGTCGGTGTCGCCGTGGACCCCGCCGATGTAGGCGGTGATGTCGACGTTGACGATGTCGCCGTCCTGGAGCACGGTGTCGTCGGGGATGCCGTGGCAGATGACCTCGTTGATCGACGTGCACAGCGACTTGGGGTAGCCCTTGTAGCCGAGCGTGCTCGGGTAGGCGCCGTGGTCGATGAGGAACTCGTGGCCGACCCGGTCGAGCTCGTCGGTCGTCACACCGGGCCGGATGTGCTTGGCCACCTCGTCGAGCGCCTGGGCGGCGATCCGGCCGGCCACCCGCATGCGCTCGATGATCTCGGGGCTCTTCACGTCGGACTCGCCGGTCTTGGGGCGCTTCTTGCCGACGTACTCCGGCCGCTCGATGTGGGCGGGGACCTTTCGCATGGGCGAAACTCGGCCGGGCTGGAGCAGTGTCGTCATGAAACATGAGTCTACGGGGCAGAATTGACCCCGTGAGCGAAGGCCAGTGGTGGTTCTGTCTCAAGCACATGCGGGTCGAGCCCGACCAGGGCTGCCCCAACAAGGACCGGATGGGTCCCTACACCTCCGAGCAGGAGGCGGCCGGGGCGCTGCAGCGCGCCGCCGACCGCAACAAAGCCTGGGACGAGGCCGAGAATGACGACGACTAGGGCACGACCGCGTACGCCCTGACCGGGAAGGTCCCCATGCCCGCGACCATCGGGGGCGCGGCGTGGAAGCGGAAGTTGTCCGGGGGCAGCGCCGCCAGTCCCGTCAGGTGCTCCGCCAGCGGGATGCCCGCCTTCAGCAGGATCGTGTGGGCGGGGCGCTCGCCCCGCGGCGGGGTGTCGTCGATGTTGAGCGAGTCGATGCCCACCAGCGCCGCCCCCTGCTCGGCCAGCCATTGCGCCGACTTGGGCGCGAGGTAGGGGTGGCCGTGCAGGTAGGCGTCGGTGCCGAAGTGGCGGTCCCAGCCGGTGTGGATCAGCACGGCCCGTCCCCGTACGTCCAGGTCCTCGTCGATCACCACCTCGCGGCCCGCGCCGGCCCGCACCACGAGGCCGGGCAGGTCGGCCAGCTTGCTCACCGGCACCTGTGACAGGTCGGGCCCGTCGGGATAGCGGTGGTACGGGGTGTCGAGGTAGGTGCCGGTGTTGGCGGCGAGCGTGATCGTGGCGATGTGGAACTCCGTGCCCGGCGCGTAGACCTCGCGCGAGTCCTCCCGGCTCAGGTGCACCCCCAGCTTCGGGCCGGGGATGCCGGGATACGTGACCATTCCGTCGACGATGTGGTGGCTGAGTTCGACGATCATGTGGACGCTCCTACCCGTGCGAGCTTGATCAGGGCGAGGACGCCGATGCCGGCCCAGATCAGGTTGAGGCCGGCCGACGGCCAGGCGGCGCTGTAGGCGCTGCTGGCCATGAGCCCGAGCGAGCCGAGAAGGTTCATGAGCTGGTACGCCGCGCCGTCGCCCGGCAGCCGGGATTGCGTGACCAGGACGTACCCGGCCAGCAGCAGCACCGCGCCGATCCAGCCGACGACGGCGAAGAGGAGGTCCATGGGCGTCATTGTCCGGAGCGATGGTCGTAAAGCGCAAATAAAGACTGCTAAAGGTGCGCGTAAGCTGACCTGCATGGACATCGATCCACGGCGGTTGCGCATCCTGCACGAGGTCGCCCGCCGCGGCGGCGTCATGCGGGCCGCCGAAGCGCTCTATCTGACCCCCTCGGCCGTCTCCCAGCAGCTCGCCCAGCTCGAACGCGAGGTGGGGCTGGCTCTCATCGACCGCTCCCAGCGCAGCGTCTCCCTCACCCCGGCCGGGCGCGTGCTCGCCGGCTACGCCGAGCGGGTGGAGGAGGAGCTGCTGGAGGCCAGGCGCGAGCTCACCCGGTTCACCGAGCGGCTGGCCGGGCCGGTGCGCATCGCCGCCTTCCCCACGGTCATCACGCACATGCTGGTGCCCGCCATGCGCGACCTGGCCGCCCGCCATCCCAGGATCACCCCGGTCCTCCACGAGATCTACGGCCAGCCCGCGCTGCAGGAGCTGCGGATGGGGGCGGTGGACGTGCTCATCACCGAGCAGGACATGAGCCTGCCCGGGCTGTCGCAGCCGTCGCTGAGCGCGCGGCTGCTGTACGTGGACGAATACCGCATCGTGCTGCCGCCCGACCAGCCGGACCCGGGGTCGGTCGCCGAGCTGCTGAGGCTGCCCTGGGTGGCCAGCGAGCCGAACCAGGCGTGCGGGCAGGCGCTGGAGCGGCTGGCGGGACTGCACGGGTACGAGCCGCGCAAGGTGCACGTCATCACCGAGTTCGGGCCCACGCTGTCGCTGGTGGCGGCCGGGCACGGGGTGGCGATCGTGCCCGCGCTGGCCCTGCTGGACGTGCCGGAGGGCGAGGTGCGGGTGAGCGAGGTGCGTGACGTGGGCGCGCGCCGGCTGGACGCGGTCACGCGGGTGAGCCGTACCCGGTCGGGGGAGCCCGACCCCGTGCAGGCCGTGGTGATCGGCGCGATCGAGGAGGCCACGGCGGCGCTGGAGACGTCCCTGAGCGGACGCCTGCACAGTGCCGCCGGCGCCGCCGAGCCGGGGCGTCCCCAGCCTGGGCCGGCCGGCAGGCGGGGCTAGTCGGTCAGTTGGGGGCCGCTGACCTTCTCCAGCAGGCGGGCCAGGCGCTCGCGCAGGCCGGCGCGGCGCTCGGGCTCCCCGGCCGCCGCGCTCACCAGGTGCTGCGCCCCGTCGAAGGTCACCAGCCCGTCCCGCGGCACCTCGATCCGGTCGTGCGCCAGCCCGGCCAGCTCCCGGTCGCCGCCCTCGATGGCCAGGATGGTCGCGCCCGTGCGCCGGGCGTCGTCCACGCGTTCGAGCAGCGGCACCGGAGCCTCCCGCTCGGCCAGCACGAACAGCGTCTCGCCCCGGGCCGCGCGCTCCAGGCGCTCGATGCCCACGCGCAGGTGCGCGGGCGCGTCGGCGGGCGGCGCCCAGCGCACCAGCGTGGGCGTGAGCTGCGCCAGCCCGGAGAACCTGGCCTCGTCGGCGAGGTGCGCGGTCAGGTGCCAGGGCTCGTCGTCGGGGGTGCCCACCAGCAGCAGGCCGCCGGGCGAGCGGGTGGCCCGCAGGGCGACGCCCAGCTCGCGGGCGCGTTCGAGCCAGCCGGTCTCGGCCAGGAGCTCACGCAGCAGGGCCACCGATCCTGAGTCCATGCCCCCATGGTGCCTGACGCCGCACCCGCGGGGTGGCTGATTCGGGAGTGATGTGTTGACACGTGGGGCGTTTCCCCGTCATTTCGGGCCTTGACAGGAGGTTACTCCCGGGTAACGATCGGCTCGCGGCGCCGCCGTCCCAAGTATGTGGTCCTCACGGAGAGGGGCGGTACATGTCCTTACGTGTCCGCGTCAGCATGTCCATGGTCCTGTTATTGATCATGTCCCTCATCTCGACCCCGGCCCGCGCGGCGGCGCCGGGAGACGTGGTCTCCGCCCAGCCCACCACCGTCTACCTCCTGCCGGGCAAGCTCCTGGAGGTTCCGGTCAACGCCTGGCACCTGCTCTACAACTCCACGTCCGCCACCGGCTCGCTCAACACCGTGTCGGGGACGCTGCTCGTGCCCAAGAGCGGCTACCCGCTCGGCGCGCGCCCCATCGTCGGGTACGCCGTCGGCACCCATGGGCTCGGCGACCAGTGCGCCCCCTCGCTCAGCATGAGCCAGGGCCGGGAGGCGGAGCTCGCGCTGGTGAGCCTGTTCCTGCTCAAGGGGTACGCGGTGGCCATCACGGACTACGAGGGGCTCGGCACGCCCGGGCCGCACACGTACATGGCCGGGATCTCGCAGGGGCACGCCGTGCTCGACTCGATCAGGGCGGCCACCCGCGTGTCCGGGGCCGGGCTGTCCAGCCGGGCGCCCGTCGCCGTCATGGGCTACTCCCAGGGCGGGGCGTCGGCCGGGTGGGCGGCGCAGCTGCAGCCCTCGTACGCGCCCGAGCTGCGGCTGAAGGGCGTCGCGGCCGGAGGCGTGCCCGCCGACCTGCACGCGGTCGCCGACCACCTGGACGGCGGGTCCGACTTCGGGCTGGCGGCGGCGGCCGGGGTCGGGCTGGACGCGGCCTACCCCGAGCTGAACCTTCAGGCGGACCTCAACGACCGCGGTCGCGCCCTGCTCACCGACGCCGCCGACGACTGCGTGGGCGACCTCGGCAAGCTGGCCGGGCTGAGCTTCTCCGACCTGAGCCCGATCGACCTGCTCAACCAGCCGAAGTGGCTGGCCCGGCTCGGCGAGAACCGCCTGGGCGCCACGGCTCCGCGGGTGCCGATGTTCCTCTACCACGCGCGGGGCGACCAGATCATCCCGCTGTCCGTGGGCTCGACGCTGCGGTCCGAATACTGCCGGGCCGGGGTGAACGTCCGGTGGACCGCGCTGCCCGCGCCGGACCACGTCACGGGGGCCGTCGAAGGAGGTCCGCTGGCCATCGAGTGGCTGGCCCTGCGGATCCTCGGGCTGCCCGCGATCGGCAACTGCTAGCTCGTACGCCGGCCGGGCCCGCACGACCGGGCCCGGCCCACCCCGTGGCGAGCACCTGGCGGCCGAGCTGGCATGATCGGGCTTATGACAGATGTGAGCGGGCTTTCCATCGGCATCCTCGGCGGCACCGGTGACCAGGGGAAAGGGCTGGCGCGGCGGTTCGCGCTGGCGGGGCACCGGGTGCTGATCGGCTCGCGCAGCGAGCAGCGCGCCCAGGACGCGGCCGGTGACATCGGGGCGGGCGCGAGCGGGGGCGCGAACGCCGCGGTCGCCGCCGAGGCCGACATCGTGATCGTGGCGGTGCCGTACGAGGGGCACAAGTCGCTGCTGGAGTCCCTGCGGGCCGAGCTGGCCGGGAAGATCGTCGTCGACTGCGTGAACCCGCTCGGGTTCGACAAGCAGGGCGCCTACGCGCTGCCGGTGGAGGAGGGCAGCGCGGCGCAGCAGGCGGCGGCGGTGCTGACCGAGAGCCGGGTGGTGGCGGCCTTCCACCACGTGTCGGCGGTCCTGCTGATGGACCCGGCCGTGGAGAAGGTGGACCTCGACGTGCTGGTGCTCGG
This region includes:
- a CDS encoding sensor histidine kinase, with the protein product MRGGQSLAEALESCLAEWSERTGIAVETWALPATDVSSRVSSAVMAAIDEALANVERHSRARTVSIAVTVSKSGLRMTVSDNGQGFHTPGAGSGIARMRAAFAELGGSLSVNSVLGEGTTVTGVVPRRG
- the map gene encoding type I methionyl aminopeptidase produces the protein MTTLLQPGRVSPMRKVPAHIERPEYVGKKRPKTGESDVKSPEIIERMRVAGRIAAQALDEVAKHIRPGVTTDELDRVGHEFLIDHGAYPSTLGYKGYPKSLCTSINEVICHGIPDDTVLQDGDIVNVDITAYIGGVHGDTDATYLVGEVDEESRLLVERTREAMMRAIRAVAPGRQLNVVGRVIEAYAKRFGYGVVRDFTGHGIGTTFHSGLMVPHYDDPSLRVELVPGMTFTIEPMLTLGTIEYDIWPDKWTAVTKDRKRTAQFEHTIVVTETGSEILTLS
- a CDS encoding cyclase family protein, producing MIVELSHHIVDGMVTYPGIPGPKLGVHLSREDSREVYAPGTEFHIATITLAANTGTYLDTPYHRYPDGPDLSQVPVSKLADLPGLVVRAGAGREVVIDEDLDVRGRAVLIHTGWDRHFGTDAYLHGHPYLAPKSAQWLAEQGAALVGIDSLNIDDTPPRGERPAHTILLKAGIPLAEHLTGLAALPPDNFRFHAAPPMVAGMGTFPVRAYAVVP
- a CDS encoding CBU_0592 family membrane protein yields the protein MDLLFAVVGWIGAVLLLAGYVLVTQSRLPGDGAAYQLMNLLGSLGLMASSAYSAAWPSAGLNLIWAGIGVLALIKLARVGAST
- a CDS encoding LysR family transcriptional regulator, with the translated sequence MDIDPRRLRILHEVARRGGVMRAAEALYLTPSAVSQQLAQLEREVGLALIDRSQRSVSLTPAGRVLAGYAERVEEELLEARRELTRFTERLAGPVRIAAFPTVITHMLVPAMRDLAARHPRITPVLHEIYGQPALQELRMGAVDVLITEQDMSLPGLSQPSLSARLLYVDEYRIVLPPDQPDPGSVAELLRLPWVASEPNQACGQALERLAGLHGYEPRKVHVITEFGPTLSLVAAGHGVAIVPALALLDVPEGEVRVSEVRDVGARRLDAVTRVSRTRSGEPDPVQAVVIGAIEEATAALETSLSGRLHSAAGAAEPGRPQPGPAGRRG
- a CDS encoding lipase family protein; this encodes MSLRVRVSMSMVLLLIMSLISTPARAAAPGDVVSAQPTTVYLLPGKLLEVPVNAWHLLYNSTSATGSLNTVSGTLLVPKSGYPLGARPIVGYAVGTHGLGDQCAPSLSMSQGREAELALVSLFLLKGYAVAITDYEGLGTPGPHTYMAGISQGHAVLDSIRAATRVSGAGLSSRAPVAVMGYSQGGASAGWAAQLQPSYAPELRLKGVAAGGVPADLHAVADHLDGGSDFGLAAAAGVGLDAAYPELNLQADLNDRGRALLTDAADDCVGDLGKLAGLSFSDLSPIDLLNQPKWLARLGENRLGATAPRVPMFLYHARGDQIIPLSVGSTLRSEYCRAGVNVRWTALPAPDHVTGAVEGGPLAIEWLALRILGLPAIGNC
- the npdG gene encoding NADPH-dependent F420 reductase, which gives rise to MTDVSGLSIGILGGTGDQGKGLARRFALAGHRVLIGSRSEQRAQDAAGDIGAGASGGANAAVAAEADIVIVAVPYEGHKSLLESLRAELAGKIVVDCVNPLGFDKQGAYALPVEEGSAAQQAAAVLTESRVVAAFHHVSAVLLMDPAVEKVDLDVLVLGDDREATDTVQALAEVIPGVRGVYGGRLRNSHQIEALTANIISVNRRYKAHAGLRITDI